One Chaetodon auriga isolate fChaAug3 chromosome 14, fChaAug3.hap1, whole genome shotgun sequence genomic window carries:
- the mapkbp1 gene encoding mitogen-activated protein kinase-binding protein 1 isoform X7, with protein sequence MTAEGSGTIRSRIKNLLRSPSIKLRRRSGTARHKEDLSDKVTLEKVLGITAPGNRALACDARSGLLAYPAGCVVVLLNPRKNKQHHIFNSSRKALTTLAFSPDGKYIVTGESGHMPAVRVWEVSERLQVAELQEHKYGVACVAFSPNGKYIVSVGYQHDMMVNVWNWKKNVVVAANKVSSKVTAVSFSDDSSYFVTAGNRHVKFWYLDHAKTSKVNATVPLLGRSGLLGELRNNFFSDVACGRGRQASSTFCITSSGLLCEFNDRRLLDKWVELRTSQATCLSVTDELIFCGCSDGTVRAFSPVSLHFLCTLPRPHCLGADIATMVEASQLFSCRSEVRYPDTVAVTYDPANRWLSCVYNDHSVYVWDVRDLRDPRRAGKLYSALYHSSCVWSLEVYPEGGGDRGGGEGGEVHLPPGSFLSCSSDNTIRLWNIDGLNVVNRNILSHDLQKVIYVEDNVSSLLDTESVAGGTTEKAGSSGSEGQQTDQSRAGIRTLRVSPDGQHLASGDRMGVLRVHDLDSMEEIMNVQAHDSEILCLEFSKPDTGLQLLATASRDRLIHVLDAGRDYSLVQTLDEHSSSITAVRFAANEGKVRMISCGADKSVYFRTAQQTEEGLEFTRTHHVVRKTTLYDMDIEPTRKYAAVGCQDRSIRIFNISNGKQKKLYKGSQGEDGTLIKVQIDPSGLYIATSCSDKNISIFDFYSGECVATMFGHSEIVTGLKFSSDCRHLITVSGDSCIFVWRLSPELTIRMRQRLADLRPLSSMKNSQNAPQQKAVNLSSREASTPRVVTMSSDSDKEEEEEGEEELCCPYMVPAGSLQEETEAPEDRFSSVGGRGSSKEVLGGRPPRRRWSRRTGNAEDGVLMVKSMLDLRLLDSYGPDRQEEPQVEQEEVKPRPLDVNPSPCSLGGRGPDVGVGLHRTNQELGSTISLQVTTAWAKDDEMRTNHSPDREDLVLYPDQWEDRVSLAGSEFQVREAGPAVAGEHQDKPSPDSGCSLGFNSSLCSPVRPAGDDSEPLSVDGNSSELEDDEDEGGRGEVRASQLVPQTPDQEAFLKEHFVTLADLSGSGSPSRASHSSSESLSISSRFLSQNSAGSRTVLPLPSRNSGGGGGGEVKARPLVSEVRPLMDQNQNRTKDRRVSWSQDPTQKQNQEQIPSLQDQAQSQDKTSQDQTQPPEAGNQSQQNTDQLQDQVEDKGTSLAQQAHRPSPLKKKVQTTVESKRNLGPTARAAASHLSSSSGLRKAQSVQSLLSDTGDSSLTHSISRLSREASPQLLLPLSRPTTLPSSPRRPPCTAQSLQRPSPASPRSPQQETVAITSAAAAAPSAVTPRKSSSSSSSAPSVPRSYMSPTASSMAKMSRSISVGDGLNMSDPSEDPSVTSSLAVEAVTSSSQANETPPPLVAVVASNAALATPPHAAVVPVVAASSSLSVGNHGNQAAPSPRGLQARVPGRPLPDKPSLASFSSSPSSSSSSSRPPPVSVSPLTPPRQEEEPQTDAEQRDNTGLDSHHPPPPPPPPPPLLHPFILSSLRRGSPSPSILKDQPISVETCRALTNELQSCFKRATHLYRKVSGSPPDDSAPHQRQMAVVLSEAFQAMRAELDCLPLSTPSIVGVEGGLGGVGEVKTAALLEEYSLLLLQAVHRRINTHDSED encoded by the exons ATGACCGCGGAGGGAAGCGGCACGATCCGCAGCCGCATCAAGAACCTGCTGCGCTCCCCGTCCAtcaaactgaggaggaggagcggcaCCGCGCGGCACAAAGAGGACCTCAGCGACAAg GTGACCTTGGAGAAGGTTCTGGGGATCACGGCTCCAGGAAACCGAGCGCTGGCCTGCGACGCCCGATCTGGACTGTTGGCGTATCCTGCCGG gtgtgtcgTCGTCCTGTTGAATCCTCGGAAGAACAAACAGCATCACATCTTCAACAGCTCCAG gaaGGCGCTCACCACGTTAGCGTTTTCTCCAGATGGGAAATACATCGTCACAGGAGAG AGCGGCCACATGCCGGCGGTTCGAGTCTGGGAGGTGTCGGAGCGTCTGCAGGTcgctgagctgcaggagcatAAATATGGAGTCGCCTGCGTGGCGTTTTCTCCAAACGGGAAATACATCGTCAGCGTGGGTTATCAACACGACATGATGGTCAACGTCTGGAACTGGAAG AAAAACGTTGTGGTTGCAGCCAATAAGGTGTCCAGTAAGGTGACAGCTGTGTCCTTCTCAGATGACAGCTCCTACTTCGTTACCGCCGGCAACCGCCACGTCAAGTTCTGGTACCTGGACCACGCCAAGACCTCCAAG GTGAACGCCACTGTCCCTCTGCTGGGGCGTTCAGGGCTGCTGGGAGAGCTCAGGAACAATTTCTTCAGTGACGTGGCATGTGGGCGTGGTCGGCAGGCCTCCTCCACTTTCTGCATCACCTCTTCAGGTCTGCTCTGCGAGTTCAACGACCGGCGGCTCCTCGACAAGTGGGTCGAGCTGCGG acGTCTCAGgccacctgtctgtccgtcaCGGACGAGTTGATCTTCTGTGGTTGTTCTGATGGGACAGTCAGAGCTTTCAGCCCCGTCAGCCTGCACTTCCTCTGCACTTTGCCCCGCCCACACTGTCTGGGAGCTGACATCGCCACTATGGTGGAGGCCAG tcagcTGTTCTCCTGCAGGTCGGAGGTTCGTTACCCTGACACCGTGGCGGTAACGTACGACCCCGCCAACCGCTGGCTGTCGTGCGTCTACAATGACCACAGTGTTTACGTGTGGGACGTCCGAGACCTCCGTGACCCCCGCCGGGCGGGAAAGCTGTACTCCGCCCTCTACCACTCCTCCTGTGTGTGGAGCCTGGAG gtgtatccagaggggggaggagacagaggaggcggagagggaggggaggtgcACCTCCCCCCCGGATCATTCCTGTCCTGCTCCTCAGACAACACCATCCGACTGTGGAACATCGACGGTCTCAACGTCGtcaacaggaacatcctgaGTCAC GACCTGCAGAAAGTTATTTATGTGGAGGACAACGTCTCCAGCCTGCTGGACACGGAGAGTGTCGCCGGTGGCACCACAGAGAAGGCGGGGTCATCAGGCTCAGAGGGGCAGCAGACCGACCAGAGCAGAGCGGGCATCAGGACCCTGAGAGTCAGTCCGGATGGACAGCACCTGGCCTCCGGAGACCGCATGGGAGTCCTCAG ggtcCATGACCTGGACAGTATGGAGGAGATCATGAACGTTCAGGCTCACGACTCTGAAATCCTCTGCCTCGAGTTCTCCAAACCAGACACAG gtctcCAGTTATTAGCCACGGCCAGTCGGGATCGTCTGATCCACGTCCTGGATGCGGGCAGAGACTACAGTCTGGTTCAGACTCTGGATGAACACTCGTCTTCCATCACTGCCGTCCGATTCGCCG ccaaTGAGGGGAAGGTGAGGATGATCAGCTGTGGAGCCGATAAGAGCGTCTACTTCCGCACCGCTCAGCAG ACGGAGGAGGGGTTGGAGTTCACACGGACTCATCATGTGGTGAGGAAGACGACTCTTTATGACATGGATATTGAACCAACCAGGAAGTACGCAGCAGTGGGCTGTCAGGACCGCAGCATCAG gatCTTTAACATCAGTAATGGGAAACAGAAGAAGTTGTATAAAGGCTCTCAGGGCGAGGATGGGACTCTGATCAAG GTGCAGATTGACCCGTCAGGCCTCTACATCGCCACCTCCTGTTCGGATAAGAACATCAGTATATTTGACTTCTACTCCGGAGAGTGTGTGGCCACCATGTTCGGACACTCCG agattGTAACAGGTCTGAAGTTCAGCAGTGACTGCAGACATCTGATCACAGTGTCAGGAGACAG ctGTATCTTCGTGTGGCGTCTTAGTCCCGAGTTGACCATCAGGATGAGGCAGCGACTCGCTGACCTCCGACCTCTCAGCAGCATGAAGAACTCCCAGAATGCACCTCAGCAGAAAGCGGTGAACCTCAG cagcagggaggcgTCGACTCCTCGTGTCGTCACCATGTCGTCTGACAGCgacaaggaggaggaagaggagggggaggaagagctCTGTTGTCCTTATATGGTCCCGGCAGGaagcctgcaggaggagacag AAGCTCCGGAGGACAGATTCAGCTCCGTGGGCggcagaggcagcagcaag GAGGTACTGGGGGGTCGACCCCCTCGCCGTCGCTGGTCCAGGAGGACGGGCAATGCAGAGGACGGCGTCCTGATGGTGAAGTCCATGTTGGACCTGAGGCTGCTGGATTCGTACGGCCCCGACCGACAGGAGGAGCCGCAGGTGGAGCAAGAGGAG GTTAAGCCCCGCCCCCTCGATGTTAACCCCTCCCCCTGTAGCCTGGGTGGGAGGGGCCCTGATGTGGGGGTGGGTCTTCACAGGACCAATCAGGAGCTGGGGAGCACCATCAGTCTGCAGGTCACCACCGCATGG GCGAAGGACGATGAGATGAGGACCAATCACAGCCCAGACAGGGAGGATCTAGTGCTGTATCCTGACCAATGGGAGGACAGAGTGAGCCTGGCAGGAAG TGAGTTCCAGGTGAGGGAGGCGGGTCCAGCTGTTGCAGGGGAACACCAGGACAAACCCAGTCCAGACAGCGGCTGCTCACTGGGATTCAACTCCAGTCTGTGCAGTCCAGTCAGACCTGCAGGAGACG ACTCAGagcctctcagtgtggatggaaACTCCTCTGAGCTGGAGGACGATGAGGacgagggaggaagaggagaggtcAGGGCCTCTCAGCTCGTCCCTCAGACTCCAGACCAGGAGGCTTTCCTGAAGGAACACTTTGTCACGCTGGCCGACCTCTCAGGTTCAG GGAGTCCAAGCAGAGCGTCTCACAGCTCCAGTGAGAGTCTCAGCATCTCCTCCAGGTTCCTGTCCCAGAATTCAGCTGGAAG TCGGACTGTGCTTCCTCTCCCATCTCGgaacagtggaggaggaggaggtggagaagtgAAGGCCCGTCCTCTGGTCTCAGAGGTCCGACCTCTGATGGATCAGAACCAGAACCGGACCAAGGACAGGAGGGTGTCATGGAGCCAGGACCCAACCCAGAAACAGAACCAGGAGCAGATTCCCTCACTTCAAGACCAGGCACAGTCGCAGGACAAGACCAGCCAGGACCAAACACAACCTCCTGAGGCTGGGAACCAAAGCCAGCAGAACACAGATCAGCTCCAGGACCAGGTAGAAGATAAGGGGACCTCCTTGGCCCAGCAGGCCCACCGGCCCTCcccactgaagaagaaggtCCAAACCACAGTTGAGTCCAAGAGGAACCTGGGCCCAACGGCTCGGGCTGCAGCCTCCCATCTGAGCTCCTCCTCTGGACTTCGGAAGGCTCAGTCAGTCCAGAGCCTGCTGAGCGACACAG gtgactcctcgctcactcactcaatCTCCCGTTTGTCCAGAGAGGCCTCCCCCCAGCTGCTGCTCCCCCTGTCACGTCCCaccaccctcccctcctctccaagACGCCCCCCATGTACAGCCCAGTCCCTTCAGAGACCCAGCCCCGCCTCCCCCAGGTCGCCCCAGCAGGAAACAGTCGCCATCACCtccgctgcagctgctgctccttctgctGTCACTCCGAGGAagtcgtcgtcctcctcctcctccgctccatCAGTGCCGCGCTCCTACATGAGCCCCACCGCCAGCTCCATGGCCAAGATGTCGCGCTCCATCTCTGTGGGCGACGGCCTCAACATGTCTGACCCCAGTGAGGATCCCTCAGTGACGTCTTCGCTGGCGGTGGAGGCAGtaacctcctcctctcaggccAATGAGACTCCGCCTCCTCTTGTTGCCGTGGTGGCCTCCAACGCGGCTCTGGCCACGCCCCCTCACGCTGCCGTTGTCCCCGTCGTCGCCGCCTCCTCGTCTTTGTCAGTgggtaaccatggtaaccagGCTGCCCCTTCCCCCCGCGGTCTCCAGGCTCGGGTCCCCGGCAGGCCGCTCCCCGACAAGCCCTCCCTTGCGTCCTTCTCGTCAtcaccctcctcctcgtcttcctcttcgCGGCCTCCTCCGGTGTCCGTCTCCCCCCTGACTCCCCCACGACAGGAGGAGGAGCCTCAAACcgatgcagagcagagagacaacacaggtTTGGActctcatcatcctcctcctcctcctcctcctcctcctcctcttcttcatcccttcatcctgTCATCTCTTCGTCGGggctctccctctccctccatacTGAAGG ACCAGCCAATCAGTGTGGAGACCTGCAGAGCTCTAACcaatgagctgcagagctgcttcaaGAGAGCAACTCACCTGTACAGGAAG gtgagCGGCTCCCCCCCTGATGACTCCGCCCCCCACCAGCGTCAGATGGCTGTCGTCCTATCAGAGGCCTTCCAGGCCATGAGGGCGGAGCTCGACTGTTTGCCGCTCAGCACGCCGAGCATTGTGGGAGTGGAGGGGGGGTTGGGAGGAGTCGGTGAGGTGAAGACGGCGGCCCTCCTGGAGGAGTactctctgctcctgctgcaggcCGTTCACAGGAGGATCAATACCCACGACTCTGAAGACTGA
- the mapkbp1 gene encoding mitogen-activated protein kinase-binding protein 1 isoform X9 has product MTAEGSGTIRSRIKNLLRSPSIKLRRRSGTARHKEDLSDKVTLEKVLGITAPGNRALACDARSGLLAYPAGCVVVLLNPRKNKQHHIFNSSRKALTTLAFSPDGKYIVTGESGHMPAVRVWEVSERLQVAELQEHKYGVACVAFSPNGKYIVSVGYQHDMMVNVWNWKKNVVVAANKVSSKVTAVSFSDDSSYFVTAGNRHVKFWYLDHAKTSKVNATVPLLGRSGLLGELRNNFFSDVACGRGRQASSTFCITSSGLLCEFNDRRLLDKWVELRTSQATCLSVTDELIFCGCSDGTVRAFSPVSLHFLCTLPRPHCLGADIATMVEASQLFSCRSEVRYPDTVAVTYDPANRWLSCVYNDHSVYVWDVRDLRDPRRAGKLYSALYHSSCVWSLEVYPEGGGDRGGGEGGEVHLPPGSFLSCSSDNTIRLWNIDGLNVVNRNILSHDLQKVIYVEDNVSSLLDTESVAGGTTEKAGSSGSEGQQTDQSRAGIRTLRVSPDGQHLASGDRMGVLRVHDLDSMEEIMNVQAHDSEILCLEFSKPDTGLQLLATASRDRLIHVLDAGRDYSLVQTLDEHSSSITAVRFAANEGKVRMISCGADKSVYFRTAQQTEEGLEFTRTHHVVRKTTLYDMDIEPTRKYAAVGCQDRSIRIFNISNGKQKKLYKGSQGEDGTLIKVQIDPSGLYIATSCSDKNISIFDFYSGECVATMFGHSEIVTGLKFSSDCRHLITVSGDSCIFVWRLSPELTIRMRQRLADLRPLSSMKNSQNAPQQKAVNLSSREASTPRVVTMSSDSDKEEEEEGEEELCCPYMVPAGSLQEETEAPEDRFSSVGGRGSSKEVLGGRPPRRRWSRRTGNAEDGVLMVKSMLDLRLLDSYGPDRQEEPQVEQEEVKPRPLDVNPSPCSLGGRGPDVGVGLHRTNQELGSTISLQVTTAWAKDDEMRTNHSPDREDLVLYPDQWEDRVSLAGSEFQVREAGPAVAGEHQDKPSPDSGCSLGFNSSLCSPVRPAGDDSEPLSVDGNSSELEDDEDEGGRGEVRASQLVPQTPDQEAFLKEHFVTLADLSGSGSPSRASHSSSESLSISSRFLSQNSAGSRTVLPLPSRNSGGGGGGEVKARPLVSEVRPLMDQNQNRTKDRRVSWSQDPTQKQNQEQIPSLQDQAQSQDKTSQDQTQPPEAGNQSQQNTDQLQDQVEDKGTSLAQQAHRPSPLKKKVQTTVESKRNLGPTARAAASHLSSSSGLRKAQSVQSLLSDTGDSSLTHSISRLSREASPQLLLPLSRPTTLPSSPRRPPCTAQSLQRPSPASPRSPQQETVAITSAAAAAPSAVTPRKSSSSSSSAPSVPRSYMSPTASSMAKMSRSISVGDGLNMSDPSEDPSVTSSLAVEAVTSSSQANETPPPLVAVVASNAALATPPHAAVVPVVAASSSLSVGNHGNQAAPSPRGLQARVPGRPLPDKPSLASFSSSPSSSSSSSRPPPVSVSPLTPPRQEEEPQTDAEQRDNTDQPISVETCRALTNELQSCFKRATHLYRKVSGSPPDDSAPHQRQMAVVLSEAFQAMRAELDCLPLSTPSIVGVEGGLGGVGEVKTAALLEEYSLLLLQAVHRRINTHDSED; this is encoded by the exons ATGACCGCGGAGGGAAGCGGCACGATCCGCAGCCGCATCAAGAACCTGCTGCGCTCCCCGTCCAtcaaactgaggaggaggagcggcaCCGCGCGGCACAAAGAGGACCTCAGCGACAAg GTGACCTTGGAGAAGGTTCTGGGGATCACGGCTCCAGGAAACCGAGCGCTGGCCTGCGACGCCCGATCTGGACTGTTGGCGTATCCTGCCGG gtgtgtcgTCGTCCTGTTGAATCCTCGGAAGAACAAACAGCATCACATCTTCAACAGCTCCAG gaaGGCGCTCACCACGTTAGCGTTTTCTCCAGATGGGAAATACATCGTCACAGGAGAG AGCGGCCACATGCCGGCGGTTCGAGTCTGGGAGGTGTCGGAGCGTCTGCAGGTcgctgagctgcaggagcatAAATATGGAGTCGCCTGCGTGGCGTTTTCTCCAAACGGGAAATACATCGTCAGCGTGGGTTATCAACACGACATGATGGTCAACGTCTGGAACTGGAAG AAAAACGTTGTGGTTGCAGCCAATAAGGTGTCCAGTAAGGTGACAGCTGTGTCCTTCTCAGATGACAGCTCCTACTTCGTTACCGCCGGCAACCGCCACGTCAAGTTCTGGTACCTGGACCACGCCAAGACCTCCAAG GTGAACGCCACTGTCCCTCTGCTGGGGCGTTCAGGGCTGCTGGGAGAGCTCAGGAACAATTTCTTCAGTGACGTGGCATGTGGGCGTGGTCGGCAGGCCTCCTCCACTTTCTGCATCACCTCTTCAGGTCTGCTCTGCGAGTTCAACGACCGGCGGCTCCTCGACAAGTGGGTCGAGCTGCGG acGTCTCAGgccacctgtctgtccgtcaCGGACGAGTTGATCTTCTGTGGTTGTTCTGATGGGACAGTCAGAGCTTTCAGCCCCGTCAGCCTGCACTTCCTCTGCACTTTGCCCCGCCCACACTGTCTGGGAGCTGACATCGCCACTATGGTGGAGGCCAG tcagcTGTTCTCCTGCAGGTCGGAGGTTCGTTACCCTGACACCGTGGCGGTAACGTACGACCCCGCCAACCGCTGGCTGTCGTGCGTCTACAATGACCACAGTGTTTACGTGTGGGACGTCCGAGACCTCCGTGACCCCCGCCGGGCGGGAAAGCTGTACTCCGCCCTCTACCACTCCTCCTGTGTGTGGAGCCTGGAG gtgtatccagaggggggaggagacagaggaggcggagagggaggggaggtgcACCTCCCCCCCGGATCATTCCTGTCCTGCTCCTCAGACAACACCATCCGACTGTGGAACATCGACGGTCTCAACGTCGtcaacaggaacatcctgaGTCAC GACCTGCAGAAAGTTATTTATGTGGAGGACAACGTCTCCAGCCTGCTGGACACGGAGAGTGTCGCCGGTGGCACCACAGAGAAGGCGGGGTCATCAGGCTCAGAGGGGCAGCAGACCGACCAGAGCAGAGCGGGCATCAGGACCCTGAGAGTCAGTCCGGATGGACAGCACCTGGCCTCCGGAGACCGCATGGGAGTCCTCAG ggtcCATGACCTGGACAGTATGGAGGAGATCATGAACGTTCAGGCTCACGACTCTGAAATCCTCTGCCTCGAGTTCTCCAAACCAGACACAG gtctcCAGTTATTAGCCACGGCCAGTCGGGATCGTCTGATCCACGTCCTGGATGCGGGCAGAGACTACAGTCTGGTTCAGACTCTGGATGAACACTCGTCTTCCATCACTGCCGTCCGATTCGCCG ccaaTGAGGGGAAGGTGAGGATGATCAGCTGTGGAGCCGATAAGAGCGTCTACTTCCGCACCGCTCAGCAG ACGGAGGAGGGGTTGGAGTTCACACGGACTCATCATGTGGTGAGGAAGACGACTCTTTATGACATGGATATTGAACCAACCAGGAAGTACGCAGCAGTGGGCTGTCAGGACCGCAGCATCAG gatCTTTAACATCAGTAATGGGAAACAGAAGAAGTTGTATAAAGGCTCTCAGGGCGAGGATGGGACTCTGATCAAG GTGCAGATTGACCCGTCAGGCCTCTACATCGCCACCTCCTGTTCGGATAAGAACATCAGTATATTTGACTTCTACTCCGGAGAGTGTGTGGCCACCATGTTCGGACACTCCG agattGTAACAGGTCTGAAGTTCAGCAGTGACTGCAGACATCTGATCACAGTGTCAGGAGACAG ctGTATCTTCGTGTGGCGTCTTAGTCCCGAGTTGACCATCAGGATGAGGCAGCGACTCGCTGACCTCCGACCTCTCAGCAGCATGAAGAACTCCCAGAATGCACCTCAGCAGAAAGCGGTGAACCTCAG cagcagggaggcgTCGACTCCTCGTGTCGTCACCATGTCGTCTGACAGCgacaaggaggaggaagaggagggggaggaagagctCTGTTGTCCTTATATGGTCCCGGCAGGaagcctgcaggaggagacag AAGCTCCGGAGGACAGATTCAGCTCCGTGGGCggcagaggcagcagcaag GAGGTACTGGGGGGTCGACCCCCTCGCCGTCGCTGGTCCAGGAGGACGGGCAATGCAGAGGACGGCGTCCTGATGGTGAAGTCCATGTTGGACCTGAGGCTGCTGGATTCGTACGGCCCCGACCGACAGGAGGAGCCGCAGGTGGAGCAAGAGGAG GTTAAGCCCCGCCCCCTCGATGTTAACCCCTCCCCCTGTAGCCTGGGTGGGAGGGGCCCTGATGTGGGGGTGGGTCTTCACAGGACCAATCAGGAGCTGGGGAGCACCATCAGTCTGCAGGTCACCACCGCATGG GCGAAGGACGATGAGATGAGGACCAATCACAGCCCAGACAGGGAGGATCTAGTGCTGTATCCTGACCAATGGGAGGACAGAGTGAGCCTGGCAGGAAG TGAGTTCCAGGTGAGGGAGGCGGGTCCAGCTGTTGCAGGGGAACACCAGGACAAACCCAGTCCAGACAGCGGCTGCTCACTGGGATTCAACTCCAGTCTGTGCAGTCCAGTCAGACCTGCAGGAGACG ACTCAGagcctctcagtgtggatggaaACTCCTCTGAGCTGGAGGACGATGAGGacgagggaggaagaggagaggtcAGGGCCTCTCAGCTCGTCCCTCAGACTCCAGACCAGGAGGCTTTCCTGAAGGAACACTTTGTCACGCTGGCCGACCTCTCAGGTTCAG GGAGTCCAAGCAGAGCGTCTCACAGCTCCAGTGAGAGTCTCAGCATCTCCTCCAGGTTCCTGTCCCAGAATTCAGCTGGAAG TCGGACTGTGCTTCCTCTCCCATCTCGgaacagtggaggaggaggaggtggagaagtgAAGGCCCGTCCTCTGGTCTCAGAGGTCCGACCTCTGATGGATCAGAACCAGAACCGGACCAAGGACAGGAGGGTGTCATGGAGCCAGGACCCAACCCAGAAACAGAACCAGGAGCAGATTCCCTCACTTCAAGACCAGGCACAGTCGCAGGACAAGACCAGCCAGGACCAAACACAACCTCCTGAGGCTGGGAACCAAAGCCAGCAGAACACAGATCAGCTCCAGGACCAGGTAGAAGATAAGGGGACCTCCTTGGCCCAGCAGGCCCACCGGCCCTCcccactgaagaagaaggtCCAAACCACAGTTGAGTCCAAGAGGAACCTGGGCCCAACGGCTCGGGCTGCAGCCTCCCATCTGAGCTCCTCCTCTGGACTTCGGAAGGCTCAGTCAGTCCAGAGCCTGCTGAGCGACACAG gtgactcctcgctcactcactcaatCTCCCGTTTGTCCAGAGAGGCCTCCCCCCAGCTGCTGCTCCCCCTGTCACGTCCCaccaccctcccctcctctccaagACGCCCCCCATGTACAGCCCAGTCCCTTCAGAGACCCAGCCCCGCCTCCCCCAGGTCGCCCCAGCAGGAAACAGTCGCCATCACCtccgctgcagctgctgctccttctgctGTCACTCCGAGGAagtcgtcgtcctcctcctcctccgctccatCAGTGCCGCGCTCCTACATGAGCCCCACCGCCAGCTCCATGGCCAAGATGTCGCGCTCCATCTCTGTGGGCGACGGCCTCAACATGTCTGACCCCAGTGAGGATCCCTCAGTGACGTCTTCGCTGGCGGTGGAGGCAGtaacctcctcctctcaggccAATGAGACTCCGCCTCCTCTTGTTGCCGTGGTGGCCTCCAACGCGGCTCTGGCCACGCCCCCTCACGCTGCCGTTGTCCCCGTCGTCGCCGCCTCCTCGTCTTTGTCAGTgggtaaccatggtaaccagGCTGCCCCTTCCCCCCGCGGTCTCCAGGCTCGGGTCCCCGGCAGGCCGCTCCCCGACAAGCCCTCCCTTGCGTCCTTCTCGTCAtcaccctcctcctcgtcttcctcttcgCGGCCTCCTCCGGTGTCCGTCTCCCCCCTGACTCCCCCACGACAGGAGGAGGAGCCTCAAACcgatgcagagcagagagacaacacag ACCAGCCAATCAGTGTGGAGACCTGCAGAGCTCTAACcaatgagctgcagagctgcttcaaGAGAGCAACTCACCTGTACAGGAAG gtgagCGGCTCCCCCCCTGATGACTCCGCCCCCCACCAGCGTCAGATGGCTGTCGTCCTATCAGAGGCCTTCCAGGCCATGAGGGCGGAGCTCGACTGTTTGCCGCTCAGCACGCCGAGCATTGTGGGAGTGGAGGGGGGGTTGGGAGGAGTCGGTGAGGTGAAGACGGCGGCCCTCCTGGAGGAGTactctctgctcctgctgcaggcCGTTCACAGGAGGATCAATACCCACGACTCTGAAGACTGA